Proteins encoded by one window of Dendropsophus ebraccatus isolate aDenEbr1 chromosome 4, aDenEbr1.pat, whole genome shotgun sequence:
- the LOC138790021 gene encoding WW domain-binding protein 2-like: MALNRNHSQNGGVIVNNGESIMKMCKDVELSFSDMTHKTEAFRGTKKGLLYLTPYRVIFLSKGKDPMMSFMMPFYLVKGCSIEQPVFSANYIKGAISAEANGGWEGQASFKLTFNSGGAIEFGQQMFKLATNASRPPQAPNPGYGYTPAAGPGVYGPGGYPPAPGGYVPAPPAGPYPYVPQPMNGYGPAPQPMGYPYGAPTGPGMYPPPPEMNPMYMAPPPPYPGPPYSGAPAPTVPSAWTEPGMPGGGKAAEAASSAYYNPANPHNVYMPMERPPPYAPTDDKKTN; encoded by the exons ATGGCCCTGAACAGGAACCACTCACAGAACGGCGGCGTCATCGTCAACAACGGCGAGAG TATCATGAAAATGTGTAAGGATGTGGAGCTCTCGTTCAGTGACATGACCCACAAGACCGAGGCTTTCCGAGGCACAAAGAAGGGGTTACTGTACCTCACCCCGTACAGG GTAATCTTTCTCAGTAAGGGGAAGGATCCTATGATGTCCTTCATGATGCCGTTCTACCTGGTGAAGGGATGCTCCATAGAACAACCAGTGTTCTCTGCAAACTACATTAAAGGCGCTATAAGTGCTGAAGCTAACG GCGGCTGGGAAGGACAGGCATCATTTAAGCTGACCTTTAACAGCGGTGGAGCCATCGAATTTGGGCAACAAATGTTTAAGTTGGCAACCAATG CTTCTAGACCACCTCAAGCCCCTAATCCAGGTTATGGATATACTCCTGCGGCTGGCCCAGGGGTTTATGGTCCTGGAGGATACCCCCCTGCCCCTGGAGGTTATGTTCCAGCCCCTCCTGCAGGACCCTACCCCTATGTCCCCCAACCTATGAATGGCTATGGTCCAGCTCCTCAGCCCATGGGTTATCCCTATGGTGCTCCAACAG GTCCTGGTATGTATCCTCCACCACCTGAGATGAACCCTATGTACATGGCGCCTCCACCACCTTATCCAGGACCGCCTTATTCTGGTGCCCCCGCCCCTACCGTTCCCTCAGCGTGGACAGAGCCCGGCATGCCAG GAGGCGGCAAAGCTGCAGAAGCCGCATCCAGCGCATATTACAACCCGGCAAATCCGCACAATGTCTACATGCCCATG GAACGGCCTCCTCCGTATGCACCTACAGATGACAAGAAGACAAACTAG